One genomic segment of Styela clava chromosome 3, kaStyClav1.hap1.2, whole genome shotgun sequence includes these proteins:
- the LOC144420971 gene encoding cyclin-dependent kinases regulatory subunit-like: protein MSTSQIYYSDKYYDEVYEYRHVVLPRDISKHVPKSHLMSEAEWRSLGVQQSQGWIHYMKHEPEPHILLFRRHRTKDSCQK from the exons ATGTCTACGAGTCAGATATATTATTCCGATAAGTACTATGATGAAGTTTATGAATACAG GCATGTTGTATTGCCACGTGATATCTCGAAACATGTCCCAAAATCCCATCTGATGTCAGAAGCTGAATGGAGAAGTTTGGGAGTTCAACAAAGTCAAGGATGGATACATTACATGAAACATGAACCAG aACCTCATATCTTATTGTTTCGAAGACACAGGACGAAGGATTCGTGTCAAAAATGA